A single Lolium perenne isolate Kyuss_39 chromosome 6, Kyuss_2.0, whole genome shotgun sequence DNA region contains:
- the LOC139832499 gene encoding uncharacterized protein, with protein MVLVSPQGDKMKYILRMTFPNTSNNEAEYETLIHIIKMAKACGATRLKLFGDSQLVAQHVMNKCDVVNDTMIAYKEVYNELGKTFDGCEVNHTSRLSNDETDVLANIGLQFLPIPPGVFWEEISERSTKAKKVPKQPKKKKVKSKKDSGAPAAPETHTSEDEEEPEEVMMIQVPWMQVYFAYITKKVIPEDPVEARRVIQRSKAFIVLKGELYKRSISGVLQRCITSEEGRVILKDIHEGVCGHHTSS; from the coding sequence atgGTACTTGTTTCCCCACAGGGCGACAAGATGAAGTATATATTGCGGATGACCTTCCCCAACACAtccaacaatgaggcagaatatgaaaccCTTATTCACATCATTAAGATGGCAAAAGCATGCGGCGCTACTCGCTTAAAACTCTTCGGCGACTCCCAGTTGGTGGCTCAACATGTGATGAACAAGTGCGACGTAGTCAACGACAccatgatagcatataaggaggtatacaatgaactcggcAAAACCTTCGACGGTTGTGAAGTTAATCACACGAGCAGGCTCAGCAACGATGAAACCGACGTTTTGGCAAACATTGGCTTACAGTTTCTTCCCATACCACCTGGAGTTTTCTGGGAAGAAATCagtgaaagatcaaccaaggcgaagaaggTGCCGAAGCaaccaaagaaaaaaaaggtGAAATCCAAGAAAGACTCTGGGGCTCCAGCAGCTCCAGAAACACATACATCGGAAGATGAGGAAGAACCAGAGGAGGTCATGATGATTCAAGTTCCCTGGATGCAGGTTTATTTCGCGTATATCACGAAGAAAGTGATACCAGAAGATccggttgaagcaaggcgagttattcaacGATCCAAAGCGTTTATTGTGCTCAAGGGAGAACTATACAAACGAAGCATCTCAGGAGTGTTGCAAAGATGCATCACATCCGAAGAAGGGCGAGTTATACTGAAGGacatacacgaaggagtatgtggccaccaCACAAGCAGTtga